In Manis pentadactyla isolate mManPen7 chromosome 3, mManPen7.hap1, whole genome shotgun sequence, a single window of DNA contains:
- the UCN3 gene encoding urocortin-3, producing MLVLAHFPLLLLLLGVPQAGLSHRSYKAKPLSSCIDVALVAATKSQLEDAPLLSKRSFPYLPGQDPSSGEDEEKEEEEADKGKRTFSGSGGGGRAGSTQYKYLSQGELRGRLYRDKAKSDRRAKFTLSLDVPTNIMNILFNIAKAKNLRAKAAANAHLMAQIGRKK from the coding sequence ATGCTGGTGCTGGCCCACTTCCCActgctgctcctgctcctggggGTGCCCCAGGCCGGCCTCTCCCACAGGTCCTACAAAGCCAAGCCCCTCTCCAGCTGCATCGATGTGGCCCTGGTTGCAGCCACTAAGAGCCAGCTGGAGGATGCACCCCTGCTGAGCAAGAGGAGCTTCCCCTACCTGCCCGGCCAAGACCCATCCTCAGGGGAGGatgaggaaaaggaggaagaggaagcagaCAAGGGGAAAAGGACCTTCTCTGGCTCTGGAGGTGGTGGCAGGGCTGGAAGCACCCAGTACAAATACCTGTCCCAAGGAGAGCTCAGGGGGAGGCTGTACCGGGACAAGGCCAAGAGTGACCGGCGTGCCAAGTTCACTCTGTCCCTCGACGTCCCCACTAACATCATGAACATCCTGTTCAACATTGCCAAGGCCAAGAACTTGCGAGCCAAGGCAGCTGCCAATGCCCACCTGATGGCCCAGATTGGGCGGAAGAAATAG